ctaggccccttatctccagtgaagggcaatcttaatgcttcagcataccaagacatttttgacaatgctatgcttccaactttgtggcaacagtttggggaaggcccttttctattccaacatgactgtgccccagtgcacaaagcaaagactataaagacatggctTGATGAGTTtagtgtggaagaacttgactggcccgcacagagccctggcctcaaccccatcgagcacctttgggatgaactggaacggagattgcgagccagacCTTCTCGTCCAAcgtcagtgcctgacctcataaatgctctacagaatgaatgggcacaaattcccacagaaacactccaaaatcttatggaaagccttccaaaaagagtggaagctgttatagcagcaaaagggggaccaactgcatattaaagtatatgtatttgaatacaatgtcattacaatgtaatggtcagaatgcgtccgaatacttttgtccatttaGTGTATTTCAATTTGATCCTtagaatgtgaaaatattaaaaagtgaTCTTTCATCCTGGAAGTATTAGGCAGCTTCTGACTCATGCTTTGTAAACCATGATCAAGAAAAACTCTGGTGCCCATttcaaaaaaacccaaaacactCAAAATCACACAGGAAAATTAAATATCTCCAGACATTACACAAAGCTTTCAGTTACTTCACTGTTTTGGTACACCAATCAGTGAGTGCTTTAAACTTCAATTTTCAATATCTGAAAACACAAGACACTGTGCAATTGAAACCTTTCAGTTCAGCTGTGCCTCTCTGCGTGAGTGAATAATTTTGGGTTTGCGATTAACATTCACTGATGAACATCAAGAGCGGCTCTTTTCTTCAGCGAATCACAAGCACCGTGGCGTCTCCACGAGCTTAAATCTGGAGCGAGCGGTGGAACACATACCTGAACACAGCTATATCTGGGAAGGGTTGCACAGGGCCTACACAACTTACTCTCTCCTTCATGATCTCATAGCTGCCAGGGCCTGACTCATCCATTCCTCATATCCTTCTTATCAGTCTTTACCACACACcttgtgcagtgtttttgtgtgccgAGCCGTTTTACCATGATCTTTAATCTCTAACTAGGGATTTCTGCTTGCTGATTCCATCCTAGGCCTCACATCCTGCATCACCTGATTGACCTGAAGTATGGATGGCAAACTGCAGCCAAACATGCAGGTTTGAAGGGTAGGCTCAAAGGCTCAATGGCACAGAGTTGCTGGTGATGTGCAGACTTCAGATTATATGTTTATGGTGTATGGTGGGTTGTGGGGGAACAAACAGGTTAGCGTCCATATTTAATTAGGGGTGCGGAGGGAGCTGTGGAGGGAGCTGACACCCCCATTCCCTACATCCCAGATTCAGGGTATAGAGTCTTTACCCTGATTGGCCAAACTCCTTATGTGGCCCCGCCCTGCTGTTCTCACCTGTGAAGTGAAGGGTTCCTTCCTGAAGGCTCTTCCCGGCCACATCCTTCTTTAGCTGCTTATAGTCGGCTGTCAAGAGCTCAATGTGCTCCTCATGGAGCACCTTTCCTGCCAAACAGTAGAAGAGGGAGGGTCACAATGGTGTAGGTGGACATGGGCTACCCACCAACTATAAAACACTGTGCATCTACGCCTTGGATGGACAGACATTATTCTCAGATATTTGACACTTGGAACGAGCCCCTCAGCCCGCATTTTATGTAATCTGATGAGCTGGCCAAGCAAACATGGCTGACCCCACTTCAAAGCAAAAAGAAGCACCAGATCCAAACCAGTATGGTTCTCTTTTGATGAGCCCCGGGCAATTTCACTGCATCAGTTCCAGACAGAAgagtttgtttgaaaatgagctGTTTTATGTTGGTTCAGAATGgcaacattaaaatactgtctGCACAGACCATAGTCAATTGCCAAAAAAGTTGCTGAAACATGGCCACAAGTGGGCTAAAACATGGCCGAAACAcatctgtgttctctctgtgggCTTCGAGTGTAAGAATGCAGTTATGCTCCCACAGTTGAACCCATTTCGCAAGCACCTCACAGTTTATCGAGTATTTCCTGCTGTTAGACGATCAAACGCAGAGACTGCCACATCAAAGACTTTTATCCACTCAGTCAGAATGCTCTTACAGCAAAGTAAACTGTCCCAAAGCCGTCCCAGACATCAGAGGCAGGCAGAAGTCACCAACAAACGGTCACGTCTGACGACATACGACAGCAGGGGCAATCTCTGTGGCGCTGTTTTCAGTGGTTCTGTGGCTGGCAGTGGATGTGAAACTCTTGCTTACCCTtttgttctgccagctcccAGAGTTCCTTGGCGGCGGCGTAGCTCAGGCTCATGGGATACTCCACACACACGTGTTTCCCAGCCTCCAGAAACTTCCTGTGCtcaagaggaaggagggggggcaCAGCCGTTACTTGTGAACAGAACAGCTGCAACCACATCCTTTGTTTCGCAGCCATACTGGGATCATCACGGCGCTGCAGGAAATCAAATCTAGTTAATTGGAGTGCAATGTATAACACTACTAGCTtctggctgtttattttctaaCTTCGCACGTGAGATGGAAGCAAACAATGTTAGAGATCTGACCAAATGAAATTAGGTAGAGAAGCAAGAATTATATTTCCTCATTCCTTACATTACCTCACTCTGTCTAATAATGCTTTGGTTCACTTGATACAGTAAAAGtttgatattttattcagaCAACCCACTTATGAGATCACTTGAGCTGCCTTCTCCTCAGAGTGGATAGGTatgattttaatattcataaccTCTCTTGTTGCTGTTGTAAAACCCCAATCTCTCCTTTCTGCTCCTCAAAAGTCCTTCTCAGATCTGTAAGATATGTACCCTACATGTATAAAGAATAACTAAAAAATAGttcttttttccagtgaaaaatTGCTTCCGTAGAAGCATGAGAGGCAAAAGGTGAATTATATTGGCGAGCAGGCCTGTCTCTGGGCAAAATTTAGAACTGATGCCCTGACTCTGGCCTGCGTCCTCAAAGCATCCCAGGGAACTTACTGCAAAGACAAGGGTTCTACCCCGGCGTCCTGGCTCAGCTCCCAGTCTGGCTCTTTTAATTAGGCCACCTAATCATACCCCCATTTAATTGGCTCAATGACTCTTTgcctttctgctgcagctgatgtATGGGGAAACTGGTCCATGGGATGCCATGCATCgcccaggtgggtgctacaaCATCGGCGGTAGGCCTACAGCTTTGCTTCAATTATGCAGAACACTTTCAGATCCATAACTGAGACATGCTACACAATTCAAAGCGCCATTATCACGTCAACCTAGCATCTAAATTGTGCAAGGAGCCGCCTGCATCTGGCCAGACTTGCGTCCTGTCTTGCAGTGGTTGTCTAAAACTGGACTGTCTTAtgtttggagtttttttttttcatggcagGGGCAAAGCAGGCATGGGAATAACTCAACGTATGACGAGGGCGCTTTACCCGAACGGCTCTGGCCGCCGGTATCTGCTGTGTGAAGGACATCTCCCGGTGTTCAGTGGGGATAATTAGCCCAAATAACAGCTGACAGTGAATCATGATAATGTTCTAAACACTTCATTAAGACGGGCCTGAAATAACTCTCCCTTCTTCAGAGGCCTGTTTCCCACTCCCTTCCAcgctctggagtgatgaataCAATTCTGGGCTATTTAATTACGGTAATGTTTTTTTATCCTCCTGTATAAATCATTCCGAGCCCCATTAGGGTTCGGCGGAACATGCCCTTGTCTATCTTGGTTAAAAATGAGGTACAACCATGCAGCCAAAAGCACAGCTACCCACAATACAGGGCTTGCACCCTTCCGGATGCAGAGTGTACCAGTGTAGATCCAGAGGCGATGAAACACCATTGTTTATCAGGCACAGGCGTTACGTTCTGTTTGTCACCTGTATCGCTGCTGGACTTTGGAAACTGCTATCTGAGGCTAAGATCCCTCAGAAGATGTTCAGCTCAGACCACACTATTGAGGCGCTGCAATTGACGCATATAATAAGCATCCTTGCTCTCAAGGAGTCAGTCCAGAAACTGAGCTGAAGACCGTTACCAGATGAAGCACAAACTCCTTCTGATAACGCCTCACTATGATTGAAGTAATTATTcgaaatgcattttcacaggtAATGGCAACGCATGTCTTTTTCTGAATGTCATGCCCCAAAAATGTACTGCCTCCAGTAAAAGGAACTGAGTTAAGAGTAATTGGTCTGAAATTCTGTCACACAAGTCTCACTCTGGCAGCTGCCTTACTTTTCTACTTTTCCTCCTAAAAGGGTGTGACCTTTGAACCAGTACTGTATGGAAACCCTGCACCACATAATGTAATTTACGCTGCTGAATAAACTTCTACAATCTGGACTCTACAATGATCCCAATTCCCATACAGgtatttgctacatttttacatcaaacACATCAAACCACCAAGTTGTTCATGACAGACCTCACTTCACTGTGACAAGCGTGCTTACAGCATTATGTTGATTGccacattgttttgtttcagttaaactgttttcattttaatgtataatacTGTTTATACAGATGCTCTACAAAACAGCATCTACTATAGAACTGTGTGCAgatgtacaatataaaatatgtttttgctgCCACCTCGTGGTTATTTGGTGGAAGGCACACATGACtcagctgcacagaaaaaagtaaaaatgtaacagGCTAGCGTCACAGACATTAGTAAACGCTAGTACAACATGACCCTCCCTTCATATAGACTAGGAGCTACAAGGTTAGTGCTAACCAAGATCAGAACAAAGccaacaagttttttttttttccagttgttttCAAAAGGTCAGGGTCATATGAGGTGACAGCTGTCAGCACCAGGCCACACTGCGAGCATACCGGATATACTCCTCGTGAGACACGTTCTCAGTGCACACAATGGCGACCTGAATGTCCTCTCTGCCTAGGGCCTCCTCCAGGGGAATCTGCTTCACCCCCTGCTGCTCTTCCAGTGGCCTCCTGTGGAGTATGACAGTGAACTCTCTGACCACACACATGAATTTTTCCCCCCAGTCATttttcaacagcactgattttaaataattaaataatgtacTGGAAAAACCAGCTGGTGTTGACAGTGTTGGAAACATTAACTGGGCTCAAATCTCCTCCGTTAATAGCTTAACAATCAAAGAGTGTCGGAGTTGGATATTTGTTCAATGTAGTTTCAGTAAGGGAGATGTTTTACATTGTGGCATACATGCAGTTAGCTCAAAAATATTGCTACTTGTGCTGTAGAAGTGTTTCCATAACTGCGGCAGGTGACCCACCTGGACACGAAGCCCTTGACGGTCATCTTCTCAGCAGCACTGCTGGGCAGGGGGGAGAGCAGGTCCCGGATCCTCACCCTGCCCGCCGTCCCGACCCCCACTACCACTGTGCCAAACATTCTCCCTGGGGTGGGCAACACACATAGGGACGTGGTCAGAGGAGTCACTGGCGAGGGGCACACGCCCCTTGAAACACGATCTCATATTCTGACCACAAGACAGGACATGTGAGGAAGCTGAAGGAAGTGGGAAAAATACACATGGTTTCCTGCTCCAGCTTGACAGACCGGTCGTCCTAAGGCCTACCTTTAGTGTTGACCTAAAATGCCTCCCCCAAGTAATAAGAAAAACAAGTCAATGCATGCAGACGAATGTGTTCTAGTACTAAAGTGCAGGCAAACACCTGCGcagaagcagacacacaaacatgtgtgcacatgaTGTGCACGACTTTACCAACCGCCGTCCAGCCAAACCCAAAACACCCTTGGAAATGTGACACCATTTGTCTCTAACCACTGTCAGTATAGCTTACCTCAGCAAAGCTATGCAATTCCTCCTAGAAAGCTTTGACCGCCAAGACTGAGCAATAACAAGATAATTGCACAATGCCTTTCAGtcagtttatatttttaagtttGGTGTGTAAGGgttgtgacacacacacatgcaaaatcaATGCAATGTTATGTTGAAAACAAAGTACTGATGGCAACTTCATGGTTTTGTAAAACCTGTGGCCACAAATAAGCCTTTGGATTAATTTGAAttcgccaaaaaaaaaaaagctgattaGCCTAAATATGTGGACGcattacagacagacatattGAAATTTGTGCATTACCAAAGAATGACTGTGAATTGCATTAAGTATTTTATGGACGACCTGgaaaactgtattaaaaataGACTGCTACAGCACCAACATCGGTGTATTAGAGGCCCTGTCATAATATTACCCACCTTAGAACACATTACTAATGGAGAAGGAACTTTCAGCATGATGTGTTTAATCAGTGTCCCATGTACTGATGAGATTTTAGACATGCTGCGGCTATATCtgaaaacatttgtcattttattcactttggggaaaaaaaaagtgctagAAAAAAAGGTGCCTAAAATTTGTCATGAATTTATTATAAGAAAAGGTGGCTACAGTTTTCTGCAGATCATTCATTAATAATTTCCAGTTCACAGGCaagaatgcatttaaaaaagccTGCTCAGTAGATGTGTGCCTAATCTCAAGTGCACCAGAAATTCTACATACTGCAACAGCCcaaagagaaaatgtaatttttttttacagctcgTCTTCTACAGATCACTTGCACTAACATATTGtgacacaatgcatttaaatagaGTTACAATTAGACTAAACCAATCCGTcttacacagaaaacacatgtaCACGCGTTACTTCTGGCATAACGTTAGTATCATGTAGTGTGGAGTGTTAACTGAAGCTACGGCACTAAACGATTATGTTATCTGGCTAAGACATACAATGCCACCGCCTACTGTATACCAACGCGTTTAAGAAAGAAATGTCTCTGCCGCAGAGTTTACAAATattgtgaaatgtctttttacTATCACTGTGAACATTTGACATTCAAATCATACCACTCTCCGGACAGTAGACTACGTACAAATTGCAAATACAGCAGAAGCTTAGTAGCCTATGTTTACCATACACAAATTTCTGACATCACATGGGTGCGAAATATGACATTAGCTTCATAAGAGACTAAGTCCTTGACAGAAAcaatcatttaaattgaatcaCAATGAAACATGTCGCATGGATTTGCAAATGGTACCTTAGAGATGCGGAAGCTGAAAGCCCTTGATCCGCTGGAATAAAAAAAACGCTGCAAAACGGCTAAATGGTATGATTCTCGCCGGCGGAACTTATCTGAAAAATAGCGACATTCCGCCGATGGCTTAAAGAATAGACTATAAAGCAAGTTTAAGGTATATTTAACCTTCGTTGCCTCAGATCGGTGATCGCATCTGTGTGGCTGACCTGACTTACCCTCGCCTTGCTGTGACCAACTCAATGTAACCAACGCGTGTCTCAAGTAGTGATATAACTAATTCGGGAGAACTTTCATAACTCTGGCCAAAGATGGTGGATCAAGACAAGCTAAGTAACTGCTCTCTCTCGAGATTTGTGTAACCAGAGTTAACGATAGCCTCCTGTCCACATTTATTACAACCAAATAAACCAATGTATTTATGTGAACACGACATCATTACAACTGACCGTTTAGTACTTTGCATATTCAGATCTGTAATCCTAGACATGAATTACGTTTTTCGTTCACGCCATTACTCTTCTCACTGTGCAGGCCAGTGGTACTGTATTGCAGACAGTAACTGCAGATTACGCACCGTTTCCGTCTAAAACGAGTAGAGTGGCTTTTTTACGTGCACTTAATTCATCTGAGGTTGATGTATTcgttttattgctgttttccACTCAGTCTCAGCGTCAGACACACGTTACTATTTCACTAAACATTACACTAGCAGTAACGGATCTTTAATTCTCTACAACCTTTGCTCGCACATGCGACAGCGGGAGACATGACGTAGACTGCACACACAAGAGATGACTCGGTTGTTTTGTTCGTCTACAGTgcgtttttttcctttgattaaCGCCATATGTTGCATCCAAGCCAATAATAGATTAACGCGTGTTGTATGctacataaaaaacaacaaagataaCATTTACGCGCCACAACCACAGATCAGGCGagttccattttgtttgttgcaaATTCAACGCATTCAAACTTGATTGGTTTATACTCGTCACATGGGATGTTTAAGCCAATCAAAGTTTAACTCGGTGTGTTTGACAGGCAAAGATTCGAGGCCGGTGCGATAACCCATATTAATTCGTTTGTCAGCCATATGGATAGGTTTCCAAATGGATTACGCTACATTCACCGTTCTGTGTCTGGAATGTAAAACCAAACCCATCGCAAACTGTTACACTATAATGAATTCAATAACCTAATCACGCTGACAACGAAGGGGTACCAGTGGACTGAAAGACAGCAGACGAGGAGCTGTCACGTTTGGTGCTGCAGTCGTAATGTAATACAAAACCTGATTCATTCAAAACACCAGTGTACCGAAGTGTAACGACTCCAGTTGTTACAACGAGTAATAACCTTACTCCCCAATCCATCACGTGTGCCAGACAGTTCTCTAGTGGCCTAAAACAGTTTGCAGGAAAACACTTCTGAGACAAAGAGGTTTTACATCTCTTTAAATATGGAAAATTCCCTATTTCTAAATCGAGCTGTTATGAATATTACAATGTCAATACATTTAACGTGAGCATAAGGCTACCTGACGCTCTACAATGTTCCTCGAGAGGATGTAGGTCCAGATGCAGACTCTAAAGCAGTGATCACAGAAATAAATCTTTTcccattttgtttctgaaagtgATGGGGCCAGGGGATTGCCATggagagaacaaaacaaaacagagtctctgaaaaataattactcTTATGTAGAGCAGCAAAAACTAACAGGTAGCGTTGCCGGTATGGATCATTGTTAcacagtactgtatgtgcatgctgGTATGATGTAAAGTAGTgttgctcttgtttttttttttttttttttttaacatgatgCTTAATCATTAATGTTCTACTAGCTATTCTGTACTCGGGGGCTTCATGCACTGAATTTTTAACACAGATGCTACCTTGACTGTGCTCATAGTCCTGCTGCACATTTTTCCTATTTATCACATTCTTCCTATAATATCGCTCAATATTGTTAGATTTTTGTAAGATTGTTAGATTTACAGGCACACACAACCcctcatgcacatgcacactttttgttttgggttttatCTGGCCCATGCTACAATGTAACCATGCAGTCAGAGACAGACTCCCTTCCAGGTAAGCAGGTGAGTAGGTGAACTACTGACCagaagaggggggagaaaaacgCATGGCAGAAAGTTTGAACCGAATGGAGGTGTTGGGACTAATTGAGTGCAGTCTGGATGGGGAGACCCAGCATACAAAATTTGTCAGGGGTGTACacaatttttaaacatttgttaaaCACTGTTTTAGCTGGGACACCAGTATACTCTGGCTTGACTGGCACCCACCATGACCAAAGGTCATTTGAATATGCTATTTGTATTGGGACTTGCTGAGAATTCGCAGCATTGTCTGTGGGAGTCACCTGCTCAGTTCCATGACCCTGGCGTTTGGGCTATCTCTGCTGTgccattaatattaaataaaataaacctaaACTGAACAAACTACCGCTGTGGCTCTGGTGGCTATTGAGCCCACAAGAAGCTGACCCATAAGGAGATCCCCATTGTCAGTGGGTTCAACCTTTGCTACCTTGGATTGGGTGGTCTGCCTGGTGCCACTTGTAGGCTTTGTTTGGTTTtccacacactcaaacacaggtTATGCTAGCTATTCTTTTTACAGCCTTTTTCATTGTTAATAAGCTTTAATTAGTAAGCTTTAATGAAATAAGTAACTAAACAAAATGAGAGAACCAAGTTCTGTATTAATGCCAGACACTGTTTATCatgtaaaattaagtaaaagaaataaagcaaaatgtcaGCAATCTACTGAACACACTTATTTGAAGACATTTTACACACCTGTGACAGTAtatgtgggtggcagtgtagcatagtggttacggagcaggactcgtaaccgaaaggttgccggttcaatccccgctgggacactgctgctgtacccttgggcaaggtatttaacccacagttgcctcagtaaatatccagctgtataaatggataacattgtaaaacaactgtcacgtatgtaagtcgctttagataaaagcgtctgccaaatgaataaatgtataccTTTTGCGCACTAGATGGCagtaaaatcaaatgaatagTGTATTTCACTGTAAACAGGATAGTGGAAAAATTGATAGACTGATTAACAAATGGTAAAATGATTGCCTTAGGGAAATAAATTGTGAAACAGATTTTAGGACTATT
The nucleotide sequence above comes from Megalops cyprinoides isolate fMegCyp1 chromosome 2, fMegCyp1.pri, whole genome shotgun sequence. Encoded proteins:
- the blvra gene encoding biliverdin reductase A, which encodes MFGTVVVGVGTAGRVRIRDLLSPLPSSAAEKMTVKGFVSRRPLEEQQGVKQIPLEEALGREDIQVAIVCTENVSHEEYIRKFLEAGKHVCVEYPMSLSYAAAKELWELAEQKGKVLHEEHIELLTADYKQLKKDVAGKSLQEGTLHFTGGPVPSGFGFMAFSGIARLTWLVDLFGELTVTSGSMVEDREKQHMKMTAQFLTQEQRQLTWIEERGPGLGRMKNINFRFDSCAMDRLPEAPREPVGLFMQDLNLFGQKLLGQVPPEQLRAERRRVLHCLQLADRIQQLCQPPAQGGV